One Phaseolus vulgaris cultivar G19833 chromosome 2, P. vulgaris v2.0, whole genome shotgun sequence DNA window includes the following coding sequences:
- the LOC137811668 gene encoding uncharacterized protein isoform X2: MVYERIQKPQSGGGFSPGKLRNMLLGVEKKRKEEEELDSTFTRSQNSDMDESGGSSSDHCKDVDVVSVLPEYSTSALARTSSIEAVGDDRFVKANAAVTSRNRILEDPSTDYDSGHDNVSMSSSVFEFQKAERPTQRVPVRPFSKPAPSKWDDAQKWIASPTSNRPKTAQAQGQGGHVGSRKVGSHGFVSRQPSMKVVVEVPDQREIALDEPDTKQIDTNQTKMESGGQKFVSWEADPYAIASSCVSLSQHNSSLAIQNATTFIPPPSTARSVSMRDMGTEMTPIASQEPSRTGTPVRATTPMRSPNSSRPSTPPRSSPASTLTDLHSDNLNLNNNELSEKELQMKTRREIMVLGTQLGKMNIAAWASKEEEDKDASTSLKTKAELPKSVVEARAAAWEEAEKAKYMARFRREEMKIQAWENHQKAKTEAKMKKIEVEVERIRSKAHDKLMNKLAGARHKAEEKRAAAEANKNHEAAKTEEQAEYIRKTGHVPSSYLSFSCCSWCS; this comes from the exons ATGGTTTACGAAAGGATCCAAAAGCCTCAG AGTGGTGGGGGATTTTCACCGGGAAAATTGAGGAACATGCTACTGGGCGTGGAAAAGAAGAggaaagaagaggaagagctTGATTCTACTTTCACGAGATCTCAGAATTCGGACATGGATGAATCTG GTGGTAGCAGTTCTGATCATTGTAAAGATGTAGATGTTGTGAGTGTCCTTCCTGAATATTCAACTTCTGCTTTAGCTCGCACCAGTAGCATAGAGGCAGTTGGTGATGATCGTTTTGTGAAGGCTAATGCAGCAGTGACTTCAAGGAATAGAATCTTAGAAGACCCTTCTACAGATTATGATAGTGGGCATGATAATGTGAGCATGTCGTCATCAGTGTTTGAATTTCAAAAGGCAGAGCGACCTACACAGAGAGTGCCAGTGAGGCCATTCTCAAAACCAGCACCATCTAAATGGGATGATGCTCAGAAGTGGATAGCAAGTCCAACATCAAACAGGCCGAAGACTGCGCAGGCTCAAGGGCAAGGGGGGCATGTAGGTTCACGTAAGGTTGGTAGTCATGGTTTTGTAAGCCGGCAACCTTCAATGAAGGTTGTTGTTGAAGTTCCGGATCAAAGAGAAATTGCTTTAGATGAACCGGATACCAAGCAAATTGATACAAATCAAACTAAGATGGAAAGTGGAGGACAGAAATTTGTGAGTTGGGAGGCTGATCCCTATGCAATTGCAAGTTCTTGTG TTAGCCTTAGCCAGCACAATTCATCTCTTGCCATCCAGAATGCAACAACATTTATTCCTCCCCCTTCAACAGCTCGGTCAGTATCAATGAGAGATATGGGAACCGAAATGACCCCTATTGCTAGCCAGGAGCCTTCAAGAACCGGTACCCCTGTGAGGGCAACAACACCAATGCGCAGCCCTAATTCTTCCCGGCCTTCTACTCCCCCCAGATCCTCCCCTGCATCTACTTTAACTGATCTACATAGTGACAATCTGAATCTCAACAATAATGAATTGTCCGAAAAGGAGCTACAAATGAAAACCAGGCGTGAAATAATGGTCCTTGGGACACAACTTGGTAAAATGAATATTGCTGCTTGGGCTAGCAAAGAAGAGGAGGATAAGGATGCATCCACTTCCCTGAAAACAAAAGCAGAACTGCCTAAGAGTGTTGTTGAAGCACGTGCAGCAGCATGGGAGGAAGCTGAGAAGGCCAAGTATATGGCCAG GTTTAGGCGTGAGGAGATGAAAATTCAAGCATGGGAAAATCATCAGAAAGCAAAAACAGAAGCCAAGATGAAAAAAATTGAG GTAGAAGTTGAGAGAATACGTAGTAAGGCACATGATAAGCTAATGAATAAATTAGCTGGTGCAAGGCATAAAGCTGAGGAAAAACGAGCAGCAGCAGAAGCCAATAAAAATCATGAAGCTGCAAAAACTGAAGAGCAAGCAGAGTATATACGAAAAACTGGTCATGTACCTTCCTcatatttatcattttcttgCTGCAGTTGGTGCTCTTAA
- the LOC137811668 gene encoding uncharacterized protein isoform X1 — MVYERIQKPQPYGNLGLQSGGGFSPGKLRNMLLGVEKKRKEEEELDSTFTRSQNSDMDESGGSSSDHCKDVDVVSVLPEYSTSALARTSSIEAVGDDRFVKANAAVTSRNRILEDPSTDYDSGHDNVSMSSSVFEFQKAERPTQRVPVRPFSKPAPSKWDDAQKWIASPTSNRPKTAQAQGQGGHVGSRKVGSHGFVSRQPSMKVVVEVPDQREIALDEPDTKQIDTNQTKMESGGQKFVSWEADPYAIASSCVSLSQHNSSLAIQNATTFIPPPSTARSVSMRDMGTEMTPIASQEPSRTGTPVRATTPMRSPNSSRPSTPPRSSPASTLTDLHSDNLNLNNNELSEKELQMKTRREIMVLGTQLGKMNIAAWASKEEEDKDASTSLKTKAELPKSVVEARAAAWEEAEKAKYMARFRREEMKIQAWENHQKAKTEAKMKKIEVEVERIRSKAHDKLMNKLAGARHKAEEKRAAAEANKNHEAAKTEEQAEYIRKTGHVPSSYLSFSCCSWCS; from the exons ATGGTTTACGAAAGGATCCAAAAGCCTCAG CCTTATGGAAACTTGGGTTTGCAGAGTGGTGGGGGATTTTCACCGGGAAAATTGAGGAACATGCTACTGGGCGTGGAAAAGAAGAggaaagaagaggaagagctTGATTCTACTTTCACGAGATCTCAGAATTCGGACATGGATGAATCTG GTGGTAGCAGTTCTGATCATTGTAAAGATGTAGATGTTGTGAGTGTCCTTCCTGAATATTCAACTTCTGCTTTAGCTCGCACCAGTAGCATAGAGGCAGTTGGTGATGATCGTTTTGTGAAGGCTAATGCAGCAGTGACTTCAAGGAATAGAATCTTAGAAGACCCTTCTACAGATTATGATAGTGGGCATGATAATGTGAGCATGTCGTCATCAGTGTTTGAATTTCAAAAGGCAGAGCGACCTACACAGAGAGTGCCAGTGAGGCCATTCTCAAAACCAGCACCATCTAAATGGGATGATGCTCAGAAGTGGATAGCAAGTCCAACATCAAACAGGCCGAAGACTGCGCAGGCTCAAGGGCAAGGGGGGCATGTAGGTTCACGTAAGGTTGGTAGTCATGGTTTTGTAAGCCGGCAACCTTCAATGAAGGTTGTTGTTGAAGTTCCGGATCAAAGAGAAATTGCTTTAGATGAACCGGATACCAAGCAAATTGATACAAATCAAACTAAGATGGAAAGTGGAGGACAGAAATTTGTGAGTTGGGAGGCTGATCCCTATGCAATTGCAAGTTCTTGTG TTAGCCTTAGCCAGCACAATTCATCTCTTGCCATCCAGAATGCAACAACATTTATTCCTCCCCCTTCAACAGCTCGGTCAGTATCAATGAGAGATATGGGAACCGAAATGACCCCTATTGCTAGCCAGGAGCCTTCAAGAACCGGTACCCCTGTGAGGGCAACAACACCAATGCGCAGCCCTAATTCTTCCCGGCCTTCTACTCCCCCCAGATCCTCCCCTGCATCTACTTTAACTGATCTACATAGTGACAATCTGAATCTCAACAATAATGAATTGTCCGAAAAGGAGCTACAAATGAAAACCAGGCGTGAAATAATGGTCCTTGGGACACAACTTGGTAAAATGAATATTGCTGCTTGGGCTAGCAAAGAAGAGGAGGATAAGGATGCATCCACTTCCCTGAAAACAAAAGCAGAACTGCCTAAGAGTGTTGTTGAAGCACGTGCAGCAGCATGGGAGGAAGCTGAGAAGGCCAAGTATATGGCCAG GTTTAGGCGTGAGGAGATGAAAATTCAAGCATGGGAAAATCATCAGAAAGCAAAAACAGAAGCCAAGATGAAAAAAATTGAG GTAGAAGTTGAGAGAATACGTAGTAAGGCACATGATAAGCTAATGAATAAATTAGCTGGTGCAAGGCATAAAGCTGAGGAAAAACGAGCAGCAGCAGAAGCCAATAAAAATCATGAAGCTGCAAAAACTGAAGAGCAAGCAGAGTATATACGAAAAACTGGTCATGTACCTTCCTcatatttatcattttcttgCTGCAGTTGGTGCTCTTAA